In Mytilus edulis chromosome 13, xbMytEdul2.2, whole genome shotgun sequence, a single window of DNA contains:
- the LOC139500223 gene encoding ankyrin repeat domain-containing protein 50-like: MIDDWSKGRVDYVISNINMNVSQFRNKLISCLKKLDVTYQKQLALTCDEHSNDTALLLSCFIGDSNMIRWCINDNGNINQCRSNETTPLKLAAQEGLTEIVRMLLKRKVDYDKCNNDGWSPVISACQNGRTEIVRMLLDEGADYNACENNGVSSVMCACRYGHTEIVRMLLDIGANYNKRDNNGWSPVLSACRYGHTEIIGMLLDKGAAYDTCNDTGWSPVLTACRYGHTEIVQMLLDKGADCDTCNNDGWSPVFSACRYGHKEIVRMLLDKGADYDICNNDVWSPVMIACSYGHREIVRMLLDKGADYNKRNSNGLSPIMLACIEEHAESTEIVSMLLDKGAEYNTCSNGGWSPITIACRIGRTEILRMLLDLGATPNRFNKYFSSSVMIACREGHREIVRMLLDNGADFNTCDNDGRSPVMCACRNGHVEIVRMLLDYEDKYDKCDNNGLSSLIFACKFGHIEIVRMLLDKGANYNKCDNDNRSPVMCACRNGHIEIIRMLLNKGADYNTCNNKGQSALMIASERGHSDIVSIIYEHSRKETCT; the protein is encoded by the coding sequence ATGATTGATGACTGGTCAAAGGGTAGAGTCGATTATGTGATTAGTAACATAAATATGAATGTGTCGCAGTTCAGAAACAAGTTGATCAGTTGTTTGAAAAAACTGGATGTAACTTACCAGAAACAATTAGCACTCACATGTGATGAACATAGCAATGACACTGCACTGCTACTGTCATGCTTTATAGGCGACAGCAATATGATTCGTTGGTGTATAAACGATAATGGTAATATAAATCAGTGTAGGAGTAATGAGACAACACCACTGAAACTAGCTGCCCAGGAAGGGTTGACtgaaatagtaaggatgttgttgAAAAGAAAAGTGGATTAtgataaatgtaacaatgatggatGGTCACCTGTCATAAGTGCTTGTCAAAATGGACGAacagaaatagtaaggatgttgttagacgAAGGAGCAGATTATAATGCATGTGAAAATAATGGTGTGTCATCAGTAATGTGTGCTTGTAGATATGGCCATACAGAAATAGTACGAatgttgttagacataggagcaAATTATAATAAACGTGATAATAATGGTTGGTCACCTGTTCTTAGTGCTTGTAGATATGGACATACAGAAATAATAGGGATGTTGTTAGACAAAGGGGCAGCTTATGACACATGTAACGATACTGGTTGGTCACCTGTACTTACTGCTTGTAGATATGGACACACAGAAATAGTACAGATGTTGTTAGATAAAGGAGCAGATTGTGATACATGTAATAATGATGGATGGTCACCTGTATTTAGTGCTTGTAGATATGGACATAAAGAAATAGTTAGGATGTTGTTAGATAAAGGAGCAgattatgatatatgtaacaatgATGTTTGGTCACCTGTAATGATTGCTTGTAGTTATGGACATAgagaaatagtaaggatgttgttagacaaaggagcagattataataaacGTAACAGTAATGGATTGTCACCTATTATGCTTGCTTGTATCGAAGAACATGCAGAATCTACAGAGATAGTTAGCATGTTGTTGGACAAAGGCGCAGAATATAATACATGTAGCAATGGTGGTTGGTCACCTATTACTATTGCTTGTAGAATTGGACGTACAGAAATATTAAGGATGTTGTTAGACTTAGGAGCAACTCCTAAtagatttaacaaatatttttcgtCATCTGTTATGATTGCTTGTAGAGAGGGACATAgagaaatagtaaggatgttgttagacaatGGAGCAGATTTTAATACATGTGACAATGATGGTAGGTCACCTGTAATGTGTGCTTGTAGAAATGGACATGtagaaatagtaaggatgttgttagactACGAAGATAAATATGATAAATGTGATAATAATGGATTGTCATCTTTAATATTTGCTTGTAAATTTGGACATATCGAAATAGTAAGAATGTTATTAGACAAAGGAgcaaattataataaatgtgacaatgATAATAGGTCACCTGTAATGTGTGCTTGTAGAAATGGACATATAGAAATAATAAGGATGTTATTAAACAAAGGAGCagattataatacatgtaacaatAAAGGCCAGTCAGCTTTAATGATTGCGTCAGAAAGAGGTCATAGTGATATAGTTAGTATAATATATGAGCATTCGAGGAAAGAGACTTGTACATAA